One Echinicola strongylocentroti DNA window includes the following coding sequences:
- a CDS encoding GNAT family N-acetyltransferase — MKHSYQIITIRPEDTWDLRHRVMWPNQPIDYVKLEEDRQGQHFGLIQEDKLCTVISVFIKNGEAQFRKFATETSQQGKGLGSILLQHVVSYLEKEGVHRIWCNARADKTAFYKKFGLQKTPQTFVKGGIDYIIMEKTTVQISESRHFTLEDLLPLYQKNQWSAANKPDVLYNGLTHSDSLVTAWENDQLVGLGNAISDGYLVVYFPHLLVLPSHQGKGIGRKIMQRMLEKYTGFHMQMLTAEFQAVSFYEKMGFEHAGKTVPMWKYEGKEH; from the coding sequence ATCCGCCCGGAAGACACTTGGGACCTTCGCCACCGCGTGATGTGGCCAAATCAGCCGATTGACTATGTCAAACTAGAAGAGGACCGCCAAGGCCAACATTTTGGTTTGATACAGGAGGACAAACTCTGCACAGTCATATCGGTATTTATAAAAAATGGCGAGGCCCAGTTTAGAAAATTTGCCACTGAAACATCCCAACAGGGCAAAGGCTTGGGAAGCATCTTGCTTCAGCATGTGGTTTCGTATTTGGAAAAAGAAGGAGTCCATCGCATCTGGTGCAATGCACGTGCGGACAAAACAGCATTCTACAAAAAATTTGGACTTCAAAAAACCCCGCAAACCTTCGTCAAAGGAGGAATTGATTATATCATCATGGAAAAAACAACAGTGCAAATTTCAGAAAGTCGCCATTTTACCTTGGAAGACCTACTGCCTCTCTACCAAAAAAACCAATGGAGTGCCGCCAATAAACCTGACGTTCTCTACAATGGCCTTACCCATTCGGATAGTTTGGTCACTGCTTGGGAAAACGATCAGCTGGTGGGGTTGGGCAATGCCATTTCTGATGGGTATTTGGTGGTATATTTTCCGCATTTGTTGGTTTTGCCCAGTCACCAAGGTAAAGGCATCGGCCGCAAAATAATGCAAAGGATGCTCGAAAAATATACGGGATTCCACATGCAAATGCTTACTGCCGAGTTTCAGGCAGTGTCATTTTACGAAAAAATGGGCTTTGAACATGCCGGTAAAACGGTACCGATGTGGAAATACGAGGGAAAGGAACACTGA
- a CDS encoding DUF418 domain-containing protein, producing the protein MDRCFRLQYFRYGPLEWLWRVLSYGKWMRIKR; encoded by the coding sequence ATTGATCGATGTTTTAGGCTTCAGTATTTCAGGTATGGTCCGCTGGAGTGGTTGTGGAGAGTGCTGAGTTACGGAAAATGGATGAGGATAAAACGTTAG